One stretch of Nocardia mangyaensis DNA includes these proteins:
- a CDS encoding non-ribosomal peptide synthetase, with product MENPRRSGRAGRRRTSGTPLFGQLLTAAVESAAESVAVRDNPTGAPGSERQLTYRALDQQSSRLARELIDRGVGAGDVVAIAIARSIESVLAVWAVAKTGAAYVPVDPAYPSERIAHIVADSGAILGLTTAAHRAALGTGLYWIELDDPVVAERIDARPAHAVSYADRVRQIDDHHPAYVIYTSGSTGRPKGVVVTHTGLASLVAAEREHYGVTPDSRVLHVCSPNFDVSVLELLLAFSAGATLVISPARVFGGFELSDLLRRERVTHVLITPGALESVDPTGLPDLRTVVVAGDRFGPELVGRWAADGRAFHNGYGPTEATILATSTGPLRPHAPITIGSAVPGMGLYVLDARLRPVPAGVVGELYLSGPALAQGYLGRPGLTAERFVASPFGPGRLYRTGDLVRRLEADGTLEYLGRTDFQVKVRGFRIELGEIDNALTAHPDLDYAVTLGKTMPSGATALVSYVLPRVGRTVDTGALAEFLAESLPAYMVPAVIMVLDAVPLTAVGKLDRAALPTPVFTVRGFRAPATPAEQVVADVFAALLLREGTGRVGADDDFFELGGDSLLAAQAVARIGAALDVRVPVQAVFEAPTVAALANRAEQQRVSARALPLTARARPVLVPLSYAQQRMWFLNRFDPASAVDNIPVAVRLSGRLDLPALRAAVADLITRHEVLRTVYPVCDGGVPESWSRTATVEGTVLDGEGHQVVLAPGDPAAAPEFEVVEIDESELSEAIAAAALTGFDVTTAPPVRVRVLALTGSAGEGPATEHVVVCVVHHIAADGFSFAPLTRDLLTAYAERRGGGAPQWPPLPVQYVDYTLWQRELLGTEDDPHSLLAAQVAFWRETLSGLPEQLELPADRPRPAVASRAGGTLDVQIPASVHAGLAALAREYNATLFMVVHTALALLLARLSGTRDIAIGTPVAGRGEQALDELIGMFVNTLVLRTDVDSSASFAELLGEVRSRDLAAFGHADVPFERLVELLEPVRSTARHPLFQVMLTFQNLARTELALPGLSVSAADFTVPLAKFDLQVELAERIGADGAPQGMAVSFVYATDLFDRATVVDFADRWARVLSAVVADPAVPVGDIDVLAPGERELVLREGNSPGIAVPEVTVADLICAQAQQRPDAIAVRAGERSLSFGDLLGRASALARALIERGAGPETLVAVAVPRTEELPVALLAVLLSGAGYLPIDSGYPAQRLEYVLGDAKPAVLLTTSAERELVPAADLPVVLLDEQHAYPATPLRAAQRRAPLRPDHLAYVIYTSGSTGLPKGVGVSHRNVLELFANTQLLFEFDDTDVWTVFHSFAFDFSVWELWCALAGGASVVVVDHLTSRSPIEFRALLAREQVTVLSQTPTAFAQLDEADRAAQAAGAAPLPLRYVIFGGEALDPRKLNRWYDRYGTSSAAPQLVNMYGITETTVHVSHLPIAARAAGQDAGEHTAPSSTAAGATELPGSLIGRALPGLSVVVLDDRLRPVPFGVAGELYIAGNQVSRGYLGKPGLTATRFVADPYGPPGARRYRSGDLGRWIGFRGAPTLEYGGRGDQQVQLRGFRIEPGEIETALLGVPGVGQAAVIVRTDEHAGDRLIGYVVPVAGAELDSVAVRAAVAEFLTGYMVPDAVVVVAGLPLTANGKLDRAALPAPEYTAATVFRAPTTPIELSIAEVFATLLGVPEVGLDDDFFDRGGNSLLATRAIARIDQALGADLVVRDLFEAPTVGTLAARVRPGAVVAPRPPLTPAQERGVIPLSPAQQRMWLLNRIDPDSPAYNIPLALRLRGALDTSALRYAVADVLERHEALRTRFPADGPDAVPYQEILPVSAVLPNGLTVEVCDDPRERVMRLLAGGFDVAERVPLRAGLFTVPDDDPLAEEEHVLAVVVQHIIADGASLAPLARDLVIAYRARVEGRSPSWAPLPVQYADYALWQRAVLGEESDETSTAARQLDFWRHTLAGQTGTVELPHDHPRPPHASLRGADVSTTLPADVHARLAEVAREHNASLFMVVHAALAVLLARVSGSTDIAIGTPIAGRGEPELDDLVGMFVNTLTLRTEVAPERGFDELVTAAREVDLAAFANADLPFERIVEEVAPTGTVSHNPLFQVVLSFHNTETPVLRLPGLTIEAMDLAARPAKFDLQVNVEPRHTVSGEPDELGIVFTYATDLFDESTVAAFARGFTEIITAVAADPTLTVGDIDLRDARERERELTAAAFAPAPSANGAALAQELAAAVEEDPEAPALDLGEAELTYHEFDARSSQLARSLIARGAGPGTGVAVRLDRGVNAAVATWAVLKAGAAVVPLVTIGAQLPDRLEVKLGLALDILDAPDGLDWYDLADPALRAELAAESPRPIGYAHRTRALRGDDVAFIGSGRTLSYDELAGAAERVAQRTGLSFESRTRAAGRPDSVAGVLEIVATGIAGATLVMAPDDGGEDEVSHVFTESAVAVAEPGDGTGATIVAIGEMIGNAGQTPARRAVVGMDG from the coding sequence GTGGAAAACCCCCGCCGCTCTGGCCGTGCCGGACGTCGTCGCACTTCCGGCACACCGTTGTTCGGCCAGCTCCTCACGGCCGCGGTCGAATCCGCGGCCGAGTCGGTAGCTGTTCGCGACAACCCGACCGGGGCACCGGGCAGCGAACGACAACTCACTTATCGAGCCCTCGATCAGCAATCCTCACGGTTGGCGCGTGAACTCATCGACCGTGGTGTCGGCGCGGGTGACGTCGTCGCGATCGCGATCGCGCGGTCGATCGAATCCGTGCTCGCGGTATGGGCGGTCGCCAAGACCGGTGCCGCCTATGTGCCGGTCGACCCCGCCTATCCGAGCGAGCGGATCGCCCACATCGTCGCCGATTCCGGCGCGATACTCGGCCTGACCACCGCCGCTCACCGGGCCGCGCTCGGCACCGGGCTGTACTGGATCGAACTCGACGATCCCGTCGTCGCCGAGCGCATCGACGCCAGGCCAGCGCACGCGGTGAGCTATGCCGACCGGGTCCGGCAGATCGACGATCACCACCCCGCCTACGTCATCTACACCTCGGGTTCCACGGGTCGGCCCAAGGGCGTCGTGGTCACCCATACCGGGCTCGCGAGCCTGGTCGCCGCCGAGCGTGAACACTATGGCGTCACCCCGGATTCGCGGGTGCTGCATGTTTGCTCGCCCAACTTCGACGTGTCGGTGCTCGAGCTGCTGTTGGCCTTCAGCGCCGGCGCCACCCTGGTCATCTCGCCCGCGCGGGTGTTCGGCGGTTTCGAACTGTCGGACCTGCTGCGCCGCGAACGCGTGACCCATGTGCTCATCACGCCGGGCGCGCTCGAATCGGTCGATCCGACCGGACTGCCCGACCTGCGCACCGTGGTCGTGGCCGGTGACAGGTTCGGTCCGGAACTGGTCGGGCGCTGGGCCGCCGACGGTCGCGCCTTCCACAACGGCTACGGGCCGACCGAGGCCACCATTCTCGCCACCAGCACCGGACCGCTGCGCCCGCACGCGCCGATCACCATCGGCAGCGCGGTGCCCGGGATGGGGCTGTATGTTCTCGACGCGCGGCTGCGGCCGGTGCCCGCGGGCGTGGTCGGCGAGCTGTATCTGTCCGGACCCGCGCTGGCGCAGGGGTATCTGGGCAGGCCGGGGCTCACCGCGGAACGCTTCGTTGCCTCGCCGTTCGGGCCGGGCAGGTTGTACCGCACCGGTGACCTGGTCCGCAGGCTCGAGGCCGACGGCACGCTGGAATACCTGGGCCGCACCGACTTCCAGGTGAAGGTGCGCGGGTTCCGGATCGAACTCGGCGAGATCGACAACGCGCTCACCGCCCACCCCGATCTCGACTACGCGGTGACGCTCGGCAAGACCATGCCGTCGGGGGCGACCGCGCTGGTGTCGTATGTGCTGCCGCGGGTCGGGCGCACGGTCGACACCGGGGCGCTGGCCGAGTTCCTCGCCGAATCGCTGCCCGCGTACATGGTTCCGGCCGTCATCATGGTGCTCGACGCGGTTCCGCTGACCGCGGTGGGCAAGCTCGATCGGGCCGCGTTGCCGACGCCGGTGTTCACCGTGCGTGGTTTCCGCGCCCCCGCGACGCCCGCCGAACAGGTCGTCGCCGACGTGTTCGCCGCGCTGTTGCTGCGCGAAGGCACCGGTCGGGTCGGTGCCGATGACGACTTCTTCGAACTCGGTGGCGACTCGCTGCTGGCCGCCCAGGCCGTCGCCCGGATCGGCGCCGCGCTGGACGTGCGGGTGCCGGTGCAGGCGGTGTTCGAGGCGCCGACTGTGGCGGCGCTGGCGAATCGGGCCGAGCAGCAACGCGTCTCGGCCCGCGCGTTGCCGTTGACCGCGCGAGCGCGCCCCGTGCTGGTGCCGCTGTCGTATGCCCAGCAGCGGATGTGGTTCCTCAACCGGTTCGATCCGGCCTCGGCGGTGGACAACATTCCGGTCGCCGTGCGGCTGTCCGGTCGACTCGATCTGCCCGCTCTGCGCGCGGCGGTCGCCGATCTGATCACCCGGCACGAGGTCCTGCGCACGGTCTATCCCGTTTGCGACGGTGGCGTGCCCGAGAGCTGGTCGCGCACGGCCACTGTCGAGGGCACGGTGCTCGACGGTGAAGGTCATCAGGTGGTGCTCGCACCCGGTGATCCGGCCGCCGCGCCGGAATTCGAGGTCGTCGAGATCGACGAGAGCGAGCTGTCCGAGGCGATCGCCGCGGCCGCGCTCACCGGTTTCGACGTCACGACCGCGCCGCCCGTGCGGGTGCGGGTCCTCGCGCTGACCGGGTCGGCGGGCGAGGGCCCCGCGACCGAGCACGTGGTGGTGTGCGTGGTCCACCACATCGCCGCCGACGGCTTCTCCTTCGCGCCGTTGACCAGGGACCTGCTCACCGCCTACGCCGAACGACGCGGCGGCGGCGCGCCGCAGTGGCCCCCGCTGCCGGTCCAGTACGTGGACTACACACTGTGGCAGCGCGAACTGCTCGGCACCGAGGACGATCCGCACTCGCTGCTCGCCGCGCAGGTCGCGTTCTGGCGCGAGACCCTCTCCGGCCTGCCCGAACAGCTGGAACTGCCCGCCGACCGACCGCGCCCCGCCGTGGCCAGCCGCGCGGGCGGCACGCTCGACGTGCAGATCCCGGCCTCGGTGCACGCCGGTCTCGCCGCGCTGGCCCGCGAGTACAACGCCACCCTGTTCATGGTCGTGCACACTGCGCTGGCCCTGCTGCTGGCCCGGCTGTCGGGCACCCGCGACATCGCCATCGGGACCCCGGTCGCCGGTCGCGGTGAGCAGGCGCTCGACGAGCTGATCGGCATGTTCGTCAACACGCTCGTGCTGCGCACCGATGTCGACTCCAGTGCGTCGTTCGCCGAGTTGCTCGGCGAGGTGAGGTCGCGCGATCTCGCGGCTTTCGGCCACGCCGATGTGCCGTTCGAGCGGCTCGTCGAACTGCTCGAGCCGGTGCGTTCCACCGCGCGTCACCCGCTGTTCCAGGTGATGCTGACCTTCCAGAACCTGGCCCGCACCGAACTGGCGCTGCCCGGACTGTCGGTGTCGGCGGCCGATTTCACGGTGCCGCTGGCCAAGTTCGATCTGCAGGTGGAACTGGCCGAGCGGATCGGTGCCGACGGCGCGCCACAGGGTATGGCCGTCTCGTTCGTGTACGCCACCGACCTGTTCGACCGCGCCACCGTCGTCGACTTCGCCGATCGCTGGGCGCGCGTGCTGTCCGCGGTGGTCGCCGATCCGGCGGTGCCGGTGGGCGACATCGACGTGCTCGCCCCCGGTGAGCGTGAACTCGTGCTGCGCGAAGGGAATTCGCCCGGCATCGCGGTGCCCGAGGTCACCGTGGCCGATCTGATCTGCGCGCAGGCCCAGCAGCGTCCCGACGCGATCGCGGTGCGAGCGGGGGAGCGGTCGCTGAGCTTCGGTGACCTGCTCGGTCGCGCGTCCGCGCTGGCACGCGCGCTGATCGAACGCGGCGCCGGTCCGGAAACGCTGGTGGCCGTGGCGGTTCCGCGTACCGAGGAGCTGCCGGTCGCGCTGCTCGCGGTGTTGCTCTCGGGCGCGGGCTACCTGCCGATCGACTCCGGATATCCGGCCCAGCGCCTGGAATACGTGCTCGGCGACGCGAAACCCGCTGTGCTGCTGACCACTTCGGCCGAGCGCGAGCTGGTGCCCGCCGCCGACCTGCCGGTGGTGCTGCTCGACGAACAGCACGCCTACCCGGCCACGCCGCTGCGGGCCGCGCAGCGACGCGCGCCGCTGCGCCCCGATCACCTCGCCTATGTCATCTACACCTCTGGCTCCACCGGCCTGCCCAAGGGCGTCGGTGTCAGTCACCGCAATGTGCTCGAGCTGTTCGCCAACACCCAGCTGCTGTTCGAGTTCGACGACACCGACGTCTGGACGGTGTTCCACTCCTTCGCCTTCGACTTCTCGGTGTGGGAACTGTGGTGCGCGCTCGCCGGTGGCGCCTCGGTGGTGGTGGTCGACCACCTCACTTCGCGCTCGCCGATCGAGTTCCGCGCACTGCTCGCCCGCGAACAGGTGACGGTGCTGAGCCAGACCCCGACCGCCTTCGCCCAGCTCGACGAGGCCGACCGCGCCGCGCAGGCCGCCGGTGCGGCCCCGCTGCCGCTGCGCTATGTGATCTTCGGCGGTGAGGCGCTGGACCCGCGCAAGCTCAACCGCTGGTACGACCGGTACGGAACCAGCTCCGCCGCACCGCAACTGGTGAACATGTACGGCATCACCGAGACCACCGTGCACGTCTCGCACCTGCCCATCGCCGCACGTGCGGCGGGTCAGGACGCGGGCGAGCACACCGCGCCGTCGAGCACGGCAGCGGGCGCGACCGAGCTGCCGGGCAGCCTGATCGGGCGCGCGCTGCCCGGACTGTCGGTGGTCGTGCTCGACGACCGGTTGCGGCCGGTGCCCTTCGGCGTCGCCGGTGAGCTCTACATCGCGGGCAACCAGGTCTCGCGCGGATACCTCGGCAAGCCGGGACTCACCGCGACCCGTTTCGTGGCCGACCCGTACGGTCCGCCCGGTGCGCGTCGCTACCGCTCCGGTGACCTCGGCCGCTGGATCGGTTTCCGCGGCGCCCCGACCCTCGAGTACGGCGGTCGTGGCGATCAGCAGGTGCAGCTGCGCGGATTCCGCATCGAACCGGGCGAGATCGAAACCGCCCTGCTCGGTGTGCCCGGTGTCGGCCAGGCCGCGGTCATCGTGCGCACCGACGAGCACGCGGGTGACCGGCTGATCGGCTATGTCGTCCCGGTCGCCGGTGCCGAACTCGATTCGGTCGCCGTGCGCGCCGCTGTCGCCGAGTTCCTCACCGGCTACATGGTTCCCGATGCCGTGGTGGTGGTCGCCGGCCTGCCGCTGACCGCCAACGGCAAGCTCGACCGCGCCGCACTGCCTGCCCCCGAGTACACCGCCGCCACCGTGTTCCGCGCGCCGACCACCCCGATCGAGCTCAGCATCGCCGAGGTGTTCGCGACGTTGCTCGGGGTGCCCGAGGTCGGCCTGGACGACGACTTCTTCGACCGCGGCGGCAACTCGCTGCTGGCCACCAGAGCCATCGCCCGCATCGACCAGGCCCTCGGCGCCGATCTGGTGGTGCGCGACCTGTTCGAGGCGCCCACCGTCGGCACGCTGGCGGCTCGGGTACGCCCCGGCGCGGTCGTCGCGCCGCGCCCGCCGCTGACCCCGGCCCAGGAACGCGGCGTCATCCCGCTCTCGCCCGCCCAGCAGCGGATGTGGCTGCTCAACCGCATCGACCCGGACTCCCCGGCCTACAACATCCCGCTGGCCCTGCGCCTGCGCGGTGCCCTCGACACCTCGGCGCTGCGCTACGCGGTCGCCGATGTGCTGGAACGGCACGAGGCGCTGCGTACCCGATTCCCCGCCGACGGTCCCGACGCGGTGCCGTACCAGGAGATCCTGCCGGTCAGCGCGGTGCTGCCGAACGGCCTCACGGTCGAGGTCTGTGACGATCCGCGCGAACGGGTGATGCGGCTGCTCGCGGGCGGATTCGATGTGGCCGAGCGAGTTCCGTTGCGCGCCGGGCTGTTCACCGTCCCCGATGACGACCCGCTCGCCGAGGAGGAGCACGTGCTCGCCGTGGTGGTGCAGCACATCATCGCCGACGGCGCCTCGCTCGCGCCGCTGGCCCGCGACCTGGTGATCGCCTACCGGGCCAGGGTGGAAGGGCGTTCACCCAGCTGGGCGCCGTTGCCGGTGCAGTACGCCGACTACGCGCTGTGGCAGCGCGCGGTGCTGGGCGAGGAGTCCGACGAGACCTCCACCGCCGCACGGCAACTCGACTTCTGGCGGCACACGCTGGCCGGGCAGACCGGCACCGTGGAACTGCCGCACGATCATCCGCGTCCGCCCCACGCCTCGCTGCGCGGCGCCGACGTGAGCACCACCCTGCCCGCCGACGTGCACGCGCGGCTGGCCGAGGTCGCCCGCGAGCACAACGCCTCGTTGTTCATGGTCGTGCACGCGGCGCTGGCCGTGCTGCTGGCCCGCGTCTCCGGCAGCACCGACATCGCGATCGGCACCCCGATCGCCGGCCGTGGCGAGCCCGAACTCGACGATCTGGTCGGCATGTTCGTCAACACGCTCACCCTGCGCACCGAGGTGGCGCCCGAGCGCGGCTTCGACGAGCTGGTCACCGCGGCCCGCGAGGTGGATCTGGCCGCTTTCGCCAACGCCGATCTGCCGTTCGAGCGGATCGTCGAGGAGGTGGCGCCCACCGGCACCGTCTCGCACAATCCGCTGTTCCAGGTGGTGCTGTCGTTCCACAACACCGAGACGCCGGTGCTGCGGCTGCCCGGCCTCACCATCGAGGCGATGGACCTGGCGGCCCGGCCCGCCAAGTTCGACCTGCAGGTCAATGTGGAGCCGCGCCACACCGTCAGTGGCGAGCCCGACGAGCTCGGCATCGTCTTCACCTATGCCACCGACCTTTTCGACGAATCCACGGTGGCGGCCTTCGCCCGCGGATTCACCGAGATCATCACCGCGGTGGCCGCCGACCCCACGCTGACGGTCGGCGACATCGACCTGCGCGATGCCAGGGAACGAGAACGCGAACTGACCGCGGCGGCCTTCGCTCCGGCGCCCTCGGCCAACGGCGCCGCACTCGCCCAGGAACTGGCCGCCGCCGTCGAGGAGGACCCGGAGGCGCCCGCCCTGGATCTGGGCGAGGCCGAGCTCACCTATCACGAGTTCGACGCCCGCTCCTCGCAGCTGGCGCGCTCGTTGATCGCCCGTGGTGCCGGGCCGGGCACCGGGGTCGCGGTGCGGCTCGATCGCGGGGTGAACGCGGCGGTGGCCACCTGGGCGGTGCTCAAGGCCGGTGCCGCGGTGGTGCCGCTGGTGACGATCGGCGCGCAGCTGCCCGATCGGCTCGAGGTGAAGCTGGGCCTGGCCCTCGACATCCTCGACGCGCCCGACGGGCTGGACTGGTACGACCTGGCCGACCCCGCGTTGCGCGCCGAACTGGCGGCCGAGTCGCCGCGCCCGATCGGCTACGCCCACCGCACCCGCGCCCTGCGCGGCGACGACGTGGCCTTCATCGGCAGCGGCCGCACGCTCAGCTACGACGAGCTGGCCGGTGCCGCCGAGCGGGTCGCCCAGCGCACCGGACTCAGCTTCGAATCGCGGACGCGGGCGGCCGGGCGGCCGGATTCGGTGGCGGGCGTGCTGGAGATCGTCGCGACCGGAATAGCCGGTGCGACGCTGGTGATGGCGCCCGACGACGGCGGTGAGGACGAGGTGAGTCATGTGTTCACCGAGTCGGCGGTGGCCGTGGCCGAGCCGGGGGACGGGACCGGTGCGACGATCGTCGCGATCGGTGAGATGATCGGCAACGCCGGGCAGACGCCTGCGCGGCGCGCGGTGGTAGGGATGGATGGCTAG